A single window of Macadamia integrifolia cultivar HAES 741 unplaced genomic scaffold, SCU_Mint_v3 scaffold1508, whole genome shotgun sequence DNA harbors:
- the LOC122063986 gene encoding protein PHYLLO, chloroplastic-like produces MVQEERINRDHRSPLFQEGQLDKIGSRITSKRVAQMLEECSMCSYILVDKHPYRHDPSHIVTHRIQSSITEFADTLIRAQLPRKPSKWGQFLQIIDKVVAEEVMFQIYSECSLTEPYVARVTTEALAQDAALFVGNSMVIRDCNMYGQGWVKSAAGTAPGMSSCGTQFEGIRVAGNRGASGIDGLLSTAIGFAVGCNRRVSA; encoded by the exons ATGGTCCAGGAGGAACGTATCAATCGTGATCATAGGTCTCCATTGTTTCAGGAGGGACAACTTGACAAG ATAGGTAGCAGGATAACCAGCAAACGCGTTGCTCAAATGCTGGAGGAATGCTCCATGTGTTCATATATTTTGGTTGATAAGCATCCTTATCGTCATGATCCTTCTCATATTGTTACTCACAGGATTCAAAGTTCCATAACTGAATTTGCAGATACTTTAATCAGAGCTCAGTTGCCTAGAAAGCCTAGTAAATGGGGTCAATTTCTTCAAATAATAGATAAAGTG GTTGCAGAGGAAGTCATGTTTCAAATTTATTCTGAGTGTTCACTTACTGAACCTTACGTTGCACGAGTTACAACGGAAGCTCTGGCCCAGGATGCTGCTTTATTTGTAGGAAACAGCATGGTCATACGTGATTGCAACATGTATGGGCAAGGTTGGGTGAAATCTGCAGCTGGTACTGCACCTGGGATGTCAAGCTGTGGCACACAATTTGAGGGAATACGAGTGGCTGGTAATAGAGGGGCAAGTGGTATTGATGGGTTGCTTAGCACAGCTATTGGATTTGCAGTAGGATGTAATAGGCGGGTAAGTGCATAA